TAATTATCTCCACTGGCATCTGCTTTTCAGCTCTTTTTATAGCTTCATCGGCTTTCGCCCAAGCTTCAGCCACCGCCGACGCTTCTGCAACAATTGTGACACCAATCAGTATTGTGAAGAATACAGATATGGATTTTGGTAATGTAGCCACCAATGGTACTGTGGGTACTGTGGTATTAACTCCAGCGGGAACGAGAACATTTACAGGTGGGGTTACTTTACCTGCAACCACGGGGACGGTAACTGCGGCTTCTTTTACGGTGTCCGGTTCAGGATCATTTACCTATGCGATTACGCTCCCTTCTTCTGTTACCATTACAAGCGGTTCTGACAATATGATCGTCAATACTTTTACCAGTACTCCAAGTACTGCAGGTATTCTTACGGCCGGCGAACAGATCATTACAGTAGGGGCAACGCTGAACTTAGTGGCATCACAGGCTGAAGGAGCTTATACCTCGGCTACACCTTTTACAGTTACGGTAAATTATAACTAAGATTAATCGCCCATATGTTTAGAAAAGCCGGAACTCGTTTAATAATAGCCGTTGCCTTTTGTATCATAGGCCAGTTGTGGTGCCTGTCTTCTGTGATGGCTCAGGGAAACCTGATCATCATGCCAAGAAGGGTCACCTTTGAAGGCACCAAAAGAACTCAGGAGCTCAATGTAGCCAATACAGGTAAAGACACTGCCAAATACCTGATCTCTGTACTTCAGTACAGGATGCTAGAAAATGGCAATTTTCAAGAAATCAGCACCCCAGATTCAGGACAGAACTTTGCGGATAAGAATTTCAGGTTTTTCCCCAGGAGTGTGGTACTCGCCCCAAATGAATCTCAGACGATAAAAGTACAGGTGATCAATGCTTCTGAACTAAAAGCCGGTGAATACCGCTCGCATTTATACTTCAGGGCTGTGCCCAATGAGAAACCTGCGGAAGTTAAGAGCGACGCTAAATTTGCAAAAACAATGACTGTACATCTTGTCCCAACATTTGGAATTGCAATTCCGGTGATCATCAGGGTTGGCGCAGCTAAGGCGACAGTAAGTCTGAATACACCTGAGTTTGAAATAGGGGATGATGGCATTCCGAAGGTCCGGCTCATTTTTGCCCGCTCCGGAAATGCATCCGTTTATGGAGACCTCCAGGTAAATCATATTTCCGAACAGGGGAAAATGACTCAGGTTGGGATCGCGAAAGGATTCGCCATTTATACACCGAATACTGGCCGGACCTTTACGTTTAATCTTGATAAATCTGCTAATGTAAATTATCACAAGGGAAAATTGCAAATTGTTTATGCTACTTCATCAGACAAAAAACCGGTAATTATCACAGAATCTACCATCAACCTGCTATAAATAAGCTGCTGAATTCAGATTCTTGATTGTTGCGCTAAACGCTCAAGGAATGAAAAAACATATACTTTATAAGAGTGTACTGGCCATTGCTGTGCTCATTTTTCTCCATTTTCGAGTGGGCGCCCAGGCGGTAACCAACTATACATTTGCAGCCTCAAATGGTACTTTCACTGCCTTAAGCAGTCCTAATTCTACCACATGGACTGGTTCAACAGACGACGGCGTATCTGCACTGATTCCCATAGGATTTGATTTCTGGTATATGGGGGGCAGGTATAACAATGTTTCTGCAAGTACCAATGGCTGGCTGGCTTTAGGTAGCGTTCCGACAGATTTTATTTATACCAATAGCTTGTCTACAGGAGGATCACCAAGACCTGTAATTGCACCCCTATGGGATGATCTTGATATTGTTTCCACTGCAAATGTAACCTATAAGACTTCAGGAGCTGTAGGTTCCAGGATCTTCACGGTACAATATCTCAATGTGAAATGGAGTTATCGGGCTTTAGGTGCGGTATGTTCCTTTCAGGTGAACTTTTATGAGGGAACCGGTAGGATAGAATATGTTTACCGTTCAGACCTGACGCTGGCAACTTCCCCGTCCGCATCAATCGGGATTACTGAAGCCACTACAGGATCAGGAAATTACCTGTCTGTAAACAATGCAGGAACGAGTGTCAGCTCTACATCAGAAGCCAGTATCACGACAAAAAGAACTACCGGACGGACTTATACTTTTACGCCGCCTGTGCCTGTTGCTCCTGGAAGTCTGAGCTTTTCAGCTATAGGAAATCTGACCATGACGCTGAACTGGACGGACCTTTCCACAAATGAAAATGGTTTTGTGATTTACCGCTCTACTGATGGAACCAATTATTCTTTTGTAAATCAGTTGGCTGCAGGAGCAACCAGTTCAGTGCAATCCGGACTCACCACCGGCACGACCTATTATTGGAGGGTATATGCCGTTACTGAAGGAGGGCTGAGTACTGCTTTAAGTGGAACACAAGCCACCAGTTGTAATGGACCGGTACTTTCCCAGCTGCCCTCCGGTTTGCTTTCCTATTATAAATTTGAGGGAAATGCAAATGATGCAACCGCAAACAATGCGGGGACATTTCAGGGAGGGAGCCCGGTGCAAACTGCCGACCGTTATGGGATTGCCAATAAAGGGTATACTTTCAATGGCACCAGCAATTACATTTCTACCAGTGTTGCTTATGCAAACCCTTCCACTTTCAGTGTATCCCTCTGGTTTAAAACAACAACTAGTGTAGGAGGGGTGTTAAGTGGGTTTTCTTCGCTTCAGACAGGAGGCGGGGGTAGCCGGGACCGTTTTATTTATATGACCGGAACTGGAACGCTTTATTTTGGACTCGCTCCGGGATCGGTGAAAAAATATGTAAGTACAACCTCTTCCTATAACGATGGCAACTGGCATATGGCGACGGCAACGCTCGGGGCATCGGGAATGAAATTGTACGTAGACGGAAGTCTGGCAGCAAGTGATGCTGCCGTAACGACCGCCGAAAGTTATAACGGATACTGGCGCATTGGGCATGATGATATTGCCACCTGGCCAAATGAACCTTCCAGCCATTATTTTCAGGGAAGTCTGGATGATGCGATTGTTTATCAAAGAGAATTAAGTGCTTCAGAAATAGGGATATTATACAATTCTCCGGACGGTGCAGGAAGCAACGCCCCGGTATGTGCAGGATCTATGTTAAACCTGACTGCAACCACGGTTGCCGGAGCAAGTTACTCCTGGACCGGACCAAATGGTTTTAGCTCTTCTCTGCAAAATCCCAGCATTAGTTATAGTTCAGCCTATGCTGGAACGTATACTTTACAAGCTACGTTACCTGGTTGTGCTACGCCGACAATAGCTTATGTCAGGGTGTTGTCTACCACTAGTTCGGGACAATGGACCGGAAATGTAAGTACAGATTGGGCAACTGCGGGAAACTGGTGCGATGGGCTTGTTCCGGGCCCGACTACGGATGTGATCGTTACCGCGGGGGCAACAAGGATGCCAAATATTAGTACGAGTGTGAACAGCAGAAGTCTTACTATTAATACCGGGGCCACATTGACCCTGACAGGAACAGGTACTTTAAATGTAGCGGGGACATTAGTCAACAATGGAACGTTTACGAATAGCGGAACGGTTAATTTTAACGGAACTTCCGGGCAACAGAGCTTTACAGGGATCAGTACATTTTATAACTTAACTTTAAGTAATAGTGCGGGCCTGCTTTTACCTTCAGCCATTGTGCTGAGTAATAATCTGACCATTTCTGCCGGGGTACTGAATGCCGCCAACTTTAACCTGACCGTTGGAGGAAACTGGATCAATAACGTGAACAGTACGGCTTTCACTGCCGGAACGGGAACGGTGACTTTTAACAGTAGCAATGCCCAAAGTATTGGCGGTACAGCCAGCACAACTTTCAATAACCTTACGGTTACAAATACAGGTAATACGGTAACACTGGGTGTAAATACCATCATTAGCGGAAACCTTTCTGTAACTACAGGTACACTGGATCTGGCTGCTTTTACGGCCAACAGGGCTACCGCAGGTGGAATACTGACGGTAGCTAATAATGCTACGCTGAAAATCGGAGGAACAAATAGCTACCCGACAAATTACAGCACAAATACGCTGGTTGTGGCAAGTACGGTGGAGTATTCAGGAACGAACCAGACAGTGGCAAATCAGCCTTATGGCAATTTGAAACTGAGCAGTTCGTCAGGAGCAGCGGTGAAAACCTTTCCCGCAACGGCAATGACGGTATTGGGTAACCTGAGCAGTGTTCAGGGAAGTGGCACTTCTGTCGCTTTTACCGCGGCAGCCGCAATTACGGTAACTGGAAATGTAAGTATAGGGGCATCTACTACTTTTAACGGAGCAAGTTTTAGTCATAATATTGGTGGAAACTGGGCCAATGCAGGGGTTTTTAACGGAAATACCGGAACGGTAGTATTTACAGGAGCGGGAACTACGGTTAGTGGCGCCGGAACACAGAATTTTAACAGCCTGACAGTTGCAGCCGCAATGGTGGGCTTCTCAGCAGAAGGGCTGAGCTTAAGCGGAAATCTGGCGACTACAGGTTCGGGCTCTTTTACTCAGGCTTCAGGAGGTACTTTATCGATGACCGGAATAGGCACGACGATCAGCGGCGTGGACATCTCGCCGGATAACCTGAACATCACCGGTACGGTAACCACAGCAGCGTCAATGATCATTACAGGGAACCTTTCTGTAAGCGGAAGCTTTAGCGCAAGTGCAGGAGTGATCACTTTAAGTGGAACGACAAAAAGTATTTCTGGAAGCGGAAGTAAGACTTTTTACCAGCTTTCAGTAACAGGGACGCTGACTTCAGCCGTGAATTTCAGCATTTCCTCAGGAATGGCGGTATATGGAAGCCTTACGGCTTCAGCAGGAACTGCAACTTTTACCGGAACTTCAACCCTGAGCGGAACGGCAAACCTTTTCAATACAACAATCAACGGAACCTCATTACAGCTATCGGCAAATGCGGTTCTCGGCGTTGCAGGTGCATTAACCATTACGGCAGGAACACTGAACGTGAGTTCTGCACCAAATACGGTAAACTTTAACGGAACGGGTGCACAGAGCATCAATGCGATTACCTACAGCAACCTTAGCTTCTCTACCGGAGGTACTAAAACAGCTGCAGGGGCAATCACGGTAAACAATAACATTACTATTGGTACAGGAACGACCTTTGTTTCAGGGACATTTACACATTCGATTTATAACAGCTGGTATAA
This region of Pedobacter steynii genomic DNA includes:
- a CDS encoding DUF4402 domain-containing protein; the protein is MKKLIISTGICFSALFIASSAFAQASATADASATIVTPISIVKNTDMDFGNVATNGTVGTVVLTPAGTRTFTGGVTLPATTGTVTAASFTVSGSGSFTYAITLPSSVTITSGSDNMIVNTFTSTPSTAGILTAGEQIITVGATLNLVASQAEGAYTSATPFTVTVNYN
- a CDS encoding molecular chaperone codes for the protein MFRKAGTRLIIAVAFCIIGQLWCLSSVMAQGNLIIMPRRVTFEGTKRTQELNVANTGKDTAKYLISVLQYRMLENGNFQEISTPDSGQNFADKNFRFFPRSVVLAPNESQTIKVQVINASELKAGEYRSHLYFRAVPNEKPAEVKSDAKFAKTMTVHLVPTFGIAIPVIIRVGAAKATVSLNTPEFEIGDDGIPKVRLIFARSGNASVYGDLQVNHISEQGKMTQVGIAKGFAIYTPNTGRTFTFNLDKSANVNYHKGKLQIVYATSSDKKPVIITESTINLL